TACCGACGGCCAGCGAAAAAGGGGCGCATGATTCCCATGCTCTCCCCCTCCGTCTAATGCCGGAGATGTCTACCCTATGCGCAATCGGCATAGGCAAAGTCATCTGAAACCTTGGTTCCAGGTCGTTCGACCCTTGATTTTCCGCATGAACCAGGTTCCTCAACGCCTGTCACACAGCGCTTTTCAAAGCCGACTAGGCTTGGAGTATCGAGGCCGTCACCGGCACGATTTGGTTAAGTTGGCCATCCGGAAGCGAGACGTCCGGAACTCCTGTTACCGGATGTACGGTCAGGACCGTCACGGATGGCGATGGCCGCTGGGTGGGCCATTGGATTGCGAGGCTGGCGAGTTGCTGGCGTCTGGTCGCCGGAATCCGCTCTTCATTGTTGGGGAAGTGAGCCGACGGGAATCGGCGAAGCATTGTAGGACGTATCCACGGTCATTCGAATTGACAAATATCAGCTAACTTCGAGCTGGTTCGAGGCAGCCTGCGGCTACCCTGCCGCCGCAACTGCGCCAGCCTTGTGCAACGACGCGGTGAACTTCCAAACACAGGACTCTCTATGACGCGACTCTCCGTAGTACCCGCCCTGCTGTGCGCCGGTGCCCTGGCGCTGGCCGGTTGCTCCAGCCAGAAACCGGATGCCTCGCAGTACTCCGGCTACCTCGACGACTACTCCCAGCTCAAGCCCGCGACCTCGCCCAGTGGCCAGCCGGTGCTGCGCTGGGTGGACCCGAACCTGAAGCTGAACAACTACAGTTCGGTACTGGTGGAACGGCCGGTGTACTTCCCGCAGCCGAAACCCACCGAGGTTGTCGATCAAAAGACCCTGAACGAGATACCCGACTACCTGAAACAGCAGATCGAGCGCCAACTGAGCAGCCGCTACCGGGTGGTGCAACAGGTGGACCGCGACACGCTGGTCCTGAAGACCGCGATCACCGGTGTGAACGTTTCCACCGAGGGCCTGCACGCCTATGAGGTGATTCCGATCGCCCTGGTGGTTGCCGCCACCACGACGGCCATCGGTACTCGCGACCAGGACACCGAGGTCTATGTGGAAATGGAAGCGCTGGATGGCGCCACCAGCAAGCCAGTGGCCAAGGTGGTGCGCAAGGGCGCGGGCAAGTCGCTGGAGAACACCAGTACGCACCTGACCCTCAATGACCTGAAACCGGTGCTCGACGGCTGGGCACGCGACGCGGCCAGCTTCAAGCCCTGATTCGGCACTGCGGAACCAACGCGGAGCGGAAGGCTGTCTCGCCCGCGCGTTGGTTCCGTAGCAGCCTTTGGTCTGACCCGGCCCGCCATTTGCGGAGGTACTCCCTGTACCCCTGGGTCGCTCAGGGCCTGAAGCACCCCGAACATCCCGGCCCCCTGGTCATGCGCAGGCCGTCAGGCCGCGCAGCGATCAAAACCAGTTCGGATCGCTCTTGAGCTGGTCGTCGAGAATGCGCTTCACCTCTTCGTCCGGATCGCCCAGCCAGCGGAAGCTGGCATGTCGGCTCGGCGACTTGTCCGCGGGCAACCCTTCGGGGACCTTCACATAGAGCGCGTAGGCCTTTTCCTTGTCCCAGCTGAAGGCCACGTAGAGTCGGTGATCAGCGCAGTTGTGCGGTTCGCACAGCTCCCCAACCAGGTATTTGTCGCCCTGTTCGTCTACGGCCTGCATCGGCGTGGCTGTGCCGCTGAGGTTCATCACCCAGTCAGGAAGACGGCTCTCGTCCTCGATCAGGGATTGCCAGGTCTGGCGATACTGCGGGTCGGAAGACAGCAGTTCGTCGAGGCGATACTGGGCGTCCTTGTCCGCATCGGCCGCCAGGGCCTGGGCCCCGGCGCCGGTCAGCAGAAGAAAACAGATCAGCAGATTGCGGCTAAAGCTCATCGGTGTGCTCCTTGCGCCTGTAGATAGGAAAAGCTTCACCCTCGACGACGGCCAAAGATGAACGACACGATGAACAGCACCAGGAACAGCACGAACAGGATCTT
The Pseudomonas triclosanedens DNA segment above includes these coding regions:
- a CDS encoding DUF3313 domain-containing protein → MTRLSVVPALLCAGALALAGCSSQKPDASQYSGYLDDYSQLKPATSPSGQPVLRWVDPNLKLNNYSSVLVERPVYFPQPKPTEVVDQKTLNEIPDYLKQQIERQLSSRYRVVQQVDRDTLVLKTAITGVNVSTEGLHAYEVIPIALVVAATTTAIGTRDQDTEVYVEMEALDGATSKPVAKVVRKGAGKSLENTSTHLTLNDLKPVLDGWARDAASFKP
- a CDS encoding inhibitor of vertebrate lysozyme family protein; amino-acid sequence: MSFSRNLLICFLLLTGAGAQALAADADKDAQYRLDELLSSDPQYRQTWQSLIEDESRLPDWVMNLSGTATPMQAVDEQGDKYLVGELCEPHNCADHRLYVAFSWDKEKAYALYVKVPEGLPADKSPSRHASFRWLGDPDEEVKRILDDQLKSDPNWF